Genomic segment of Panicum virgatum strain AP13 chromosome 2K, P.virgatum_v5, whole genome shotgun sequence:
TATCAAccaaaataataaaactaactCAAATTTTGTTGGATCTCTTCTATTTCTACTGAACTAGCAACATCttgaaacaaagaaaaaaaatattgtgcTGGAAAACCAAGCCATTCGCGAGTACTCACCCTTCCAATAGCCATTTGCTTGCTCCAGCGAGGCTCCCGCAGAGGGCAAGCTCCGCACCTGGGCTGCTCCCGCGGGGGATAGCGGCCGCTACCGCCCGCCGCTCCTCTAGCGCCGGCGGCTGCAACGGATTGCCCCTGGGCAGCGCGGGAGCTGGGGCGCACATGCCGTCCGCGCTGCCCGTGTGGGGGGCCGCGACCCCTGCCGCCCACAGCTCCTCCAGCGCCAACGGTCGCATGGAGTCACTGGGCTCCCTGGACGCCTCGGGAAGGGGACCGCCAGGCTCCCTGGGCGCCTCGGGAGGGGGACCGCCGGGCTCCCTGCCGCtcctgtgggggggggggggggcggccacGCCCGCCCACCcttcctccagcgccggcgagctcatgCACGCGTGAGCGGGGGTGCGGCTAGTGCGGCCCCTCAGCGCAGGAGCAGCCAGGCGGGGAGAGAGCGTGGTGAGGAGAGCGTTAGATCTAGGGTTTGGTGAGGACAGCGTGGGGAGAGAGGAAATGAGAAAGGGAGCACGGgggagagaaatagaaaaggaagggAAAGGGAGCAAGGGGCAGTTTAGCCAATACGAAAAAAATTGTATGTCTCTGCGTAACAGACCATGACGGAATAGACAGAAGTGGCAAGAAGGGAAACGAAGTTTAGCTCAATGGCAAATAAGGAAAAAAAACTTTCTCAATGGCAATTAGGGAAGCACTgtaaattttgatggcaaataaaaaaatttctcgACAAGAGCACAGGGTCTCATTGCTCGTATGCTGAACTCGCTCTCTCGTGCGTGCAACTAGTTCATACTCGGTGAATAATCAGTGGCATCCAATTAAATTAGCGTCATGCATGCTGTTGTGATCTCCAGCAAAAAAGAACCAGCGAAGTAAAAGAATAATATTTCCAGAGCAATTTGCAACTGCAATGGAAACACCATAAACTTGAATTTGCTGCAGATTTATCGTGGAATCTGAAACACAATTCTGAATCGACAAACGATGATTACAACTTCCAACAGTTACCAAACTACAGCAGGAACTTCAGCCAGAACCAGCCGAACTCTTCCAACAAGATGCAGATGAAACCCAGAAAACTAAGTAAAAAATTTCCAGATGCATCTGCCCGAGTCATTGCTAGTAAACTTGCACAGATCAAATGCAAAATCTGCAGCAGGAAAAACATCACAACAAACCACCAGCTGACTGCATGAAACCACATCTTTATCAGCCTGACATTCTCAGCTTACTCCAAAAAACCAAGACTGCATTACGCAGTTCTGATTTCCAATTGACAACCCCGCAGATGCAAGAACTGAACAAATTGAATGACTGCCAGCAAAAGTACAAGGGTAAATATCCAATCTGGACCTGAAAATTGCCTCGCTGTACAGCTCTGAGCATCAATGATGCAGAAATCAGCCATGATGGAAAATCTGGCACAGCAGTGTTGACGAGCAAGCAGGACAGCAGACATTCAAAGATCACATACTGCAAATGAGTTCAACAGAACTACACAATTATGCAGTGCAAACTGCAAAGTAATTACAAAGCATGACGAAGGAACCAGGATCACACTGCCTACAGATTATTGTACCAACAAACTAATAATTCAAGTACTGAAATGATTGTCTTCAGACTAATAAGACAAACTGCACTGCCGAATAACACAGGGTTGAAGCATCAATATAGCGAAATATAAATACTGACTCATAACAGAAACACACTAGATGCCTCTGTTCTGCTGCAAGGTAACCTTCTTCAGTAGCGATCATCATAAGCACGAGCTCCAGCACCCCTGCTAGGACGGTCATAGGGTGCGGGTCTATCACGGTAACTCCCACCAAAGCGAGCAGGCCCACCAGCACCACCCCCAACACGTGAACCACCTCTGCCATATCCACCAGTACCCCTAGGTTCATCACGGTAGTAACCTCCGCTGGACCGTCCTCCATCTCTTTCGTAGCTCCTTTCCCTAGCAAAGCCACCTGATGCATTACGATCTGCACCACTATACCTGTCACCAGAATAGCGATCTGCTGCTGGTGCATAGCGATCACTAGCATAGCGATCGCGCCCAGCACCATAATATGTATCCCTGCTGTCCATGTAGCGCCCACCATCATATCGATCATCATCATAGCGAGCAAAACGTTCTGTTCCTCCAAAACGTTCACCACGTCCCCCAGTGCCACCACCATACCTTGAAGCTGGAGAGTACCTTCCAGTTCTACCACCTCCATCTGAATAAGGGCATTCACGAGCCCAATGTCCAGGGCGGCCACATTTGAAGCAATCATCACTGGCAGCTGGAACTACATCACCTCCACTGCGATATCCACCTCTAGCACCAGATGAgtaaccaccaccaccaccaccaccatagcCATAGCCATCATCAGAGTTCCTAGGTTGAGCTTTGTTCACAGAGATATTTCGACCATCCAGTTCTCCATTATGCATTCCCCGAATGGCAGCATCCACAGCCCGAGGTTCTGAAAATGTGACAAATCCAAATCCCCTGGAGCGGCCTGTGTCCCTTTCCACTACAACCTATACATATAATGAAAATAAACTGATGGAAGATAGAAACTAAATATAATAGGAGCAGCCAAAAATTCTATTACTAGCAATGACATGCAAATACAACTTGGGTGATATGAAAATGACAACAGCTGATGCATATTATGCAAACCAGTGATACCATCTCACACAACTGTAGAACAGTAACAGCCAATCCTTATACCACAGCTCAAACATTGTATGCGAATCAAAATCTGCTTTAACTGGCCACTGGTACAGGACACTAATGGTTAACTATAAACCAATGTTCCAGAACTGGAAGCATCAAGCATGTGACCACAAATGATGTTGATGATTCTGAACACTTCTGTGTCAGGTCAATGTGCTGCAGTAACCAGTAAACTCCAATCCAACTGAACTGAGACCAATTACTTTTGGCCAGCAGTATAAGCGGACTACACTAATTTAATGAGCAAACTTCTAGCATGAACAGGTCAGATTTTAGTTACCCTGCCAGAAACTTCAGGAAAACATAATCAGAAAGTATAAATGCAATTTTCTAATCTTCGATATTCCATTGCATGCAGGACTAATTATTTTCCATTGCAACAGGAAGGACGCTATGGTCACTGAGAAAATGCTCGTCCAAGCAGATGTAAGCACAGATGAGCATACAGCCCTCTTCAGCATCACCTATACTGCCTCACTACTGAAAGGACACAGTTCCTCTGCCTCTTATCAAACTGATCAGGAAGAATGATGCGGCCAAAGTTTGCTGTATGTTCATACCCAGCACTGGCAATCATGTTCTGTGGAATTCATTAGCCATGCCGGTACAAACCATTTTCTGTGGTCTAAAGCTGATAACAGTTATCTTATGTGCTAGCATGACAAAGACAGGTGTCTGGTTCTGCCCACAAAACAGAGCACATCTATCAAACTGAATCTAACTGTGAAGGTGCCTCCAATTGATTCACTGAACCCATAACCCCAAAATGCTAACCAGCGAGCTCAATTGATTAATGAGTTTCTTTTTTCCTGCAACTTTGCTAACATCCTAACATATGGAAACGGAAGTGACCGCAGCCTCTGCGAATCAGTAATTGCTTGATTGAAATTGGAGAAGTGAAGTTCAAAAGAACCCTAACATGTACAAAAAAGAAACACCACATGCTCCAGTTAATGATTCAAAAAAATTCCAGTTACATTTATAACCAAATCTATTAAACTGGCAAAAGACTATTTTTTAACAACCACCCCAAGACAAATACAAGGTATGCTTTTATTATATGTGATTGTCTCAAACTTAAGATGCATGTGATTTACCAGTATAACTTATTCATGGAAAACAGGTCCAAATAGTTGTTAAGAAAAAGGAACCAGAATGATGGCAACTGAATAAAATTCGACAGCTCTTAACTAAACTGATATGTTACAGTCGTCAGGCAGTTTCACTATCTGGTTCTACCCCACgtctttttatttgtgtttccTGTATCTTAATTGAAATTGCTGGGTTAATAAACCATAgtatccaaaaaaaattatttctgcAACTAATGCAGGACTATATTATGCAAAAGGGGAGAAAGAAACAGATCCATATACCACGGGAACAATCTCAACAATTATCTTTAAGAATCGAAAGCTGGGTTCAAACCGTGCAAAATTATTGAGCCACGTCACCTCCAAATGTCAACCATTGGATCTCCTGCCAGATTGAATCGACCGTCGGATAGGGACATCCGCTTAAGCACTCTCCCGACGTTTCACGAGCATGCACAGACAGGGGCACGGGTGTCGTTGTCCCCTACCGGCTCGGCGGCCCTCCTCTGACCTCTCTCGAGTGAGGCGACCGTCCTCCCACCTCAGTTTCAGTCTCTCCAATTCGCAGCCCCCTCCTCCCGCTCGACTGCCCGAGTCGCACAGCAGCGGTTGCAAGGAGGAAGAGGACATACGGCAGTCGGCAGGGGCACCATGAGGTGGCAAGAGAAGCAGCGGACTCTTCCCGTGTCTATGTATATTGCGATGGCACCGTGAAGTAAGGTGCGGAGCAGCCACGGCAGTCGGCAGCAGTTTAGCGCGCCGACGGAGACCCGGCGCCATTTGGGGCTGGAGGCGAGGCCGTTGTTGATCTCCATGCGCGGACGCAACTCCCATCCCCATCCTGGCGTGTGGACTGATGCTGCCGGCCAACGCGTCGCTGAGAGCTGCTGCGATTGATGTGGGTGTCCTCCGCATGATAATGTGGCCACTGCAGGCCGTAAGGTCGGCTTCCCTGATTccttcctctgctctgctcgccCTCTATCAGCTGCTGCACAACAAGTGCTCGATCAAATGTCTGTGAGACAGATCTTTCATCTTGAGCTGCTGGGTTGGATGCTGC
This window contains:
- the LOC120664382 gene encoding glycine-rich RNA-binding protein GRP1A-like — encoded protein: MAEENKVGRIFVGGLSWDTTESTLTRTFSQYGKVIDSQVVVERDTGRSRGFGFVTFSEPRAVDAAIRGMHNGELDGRNISVNKAQPRNSDDGYGYGGGGGGGYSSGARGGYRSGGDVVPAASDDCFKCGRPGHWARECPYSDGGGRTGRYSPASRYGGGTGGRGERFGGTERFARYDDDRYDGGRYMDSRDTYYGAGRDRYASDRYAPAADRYSGDRYSGADRNASGGFARERSYERDGGRSSGGYYRDEPRGTGGYGRGGSRVGGGAGGPARFGGSYRDRPAPYDRPSRGAGARAYDDRY